The following DNA comes from Candidatus Baltobacteraceae bacterium.
TACCAGGCCGAGCGCGACCATCGTGTAAACCGAGATGGCGCGCCCGCGAACCTCATCGGGCGAGAGCGTTTGAATCAGGGTGTTGCTCGCGCCCAGAAAGGTGAGCGTCGCCGTGCCGATGACGAACAGAATCGGCAGCGCGACGTACAGCGTCGGTGCCAAGCCGAGCACCAGCACGCCGATCGCCATCGTCATTGCGGAGCCGAGCCAGATCTCGCCCCGTCGCTCGCGCGAACCCAAATACGCGGTGAGTAACGCACCGGCGAACCCGCCGATGCCGGTCGCGGCGATCGCAAAGCCGTATCCCGAGGCATTGGCGTGCAAGACGTGGAGGGTGAAGGCCGGGAGCATCGTGCTGTAGGGTCTCACCAACACGGCGGTCACGATGAAGAGCGTGATGATCCAGCGCAAAATGCCGTGGTTGAAGAGAAAGCGAAGTCCTTCGACGATTGAGGGCAGCAGCGCATCGCGAACGTTCGTGCTGGGCGGCGCCGGGCGCATGAACGCGAGCGCCGCCACGACCGCGAGCGTCGCGATCGCATTGATGTAGAACGAGCCTGCGATCCCGACGCTGCCGATCAAGAGACCGGCGAGCGCCGGCCCGATGACGGCCGGCGCGTTAAACGCGACCGAGTTCAATCCGATCGCGTTGCCGATATACTCCCGGTCGACCAGCGACGGCACCCAGCTTTGACGCGCGGGTGAGTCGAACGACATCGCCACCGAGTTGAGCGCGGTGAGAACGATGAGGCTCCAGATATTGATGCGCCCGAGTGTGGCGAGCAGCGCCAGTACCAAGGCGATAAGCGACATCGCGGTGTTCGTAATGAAGAGCACGCGCCGCCGCGGCTGCGTGTCGGCGATGACGCCGGCGATCGGGGAGACCAGCAACACCGGGACCGCACGCATCAGCCCTTGCACGCCGAGATAGAGCGCCGAAGCCTTGG
Coding sequences within:
- a CDS encoding MFS transporter, whose protein sequence is MNRAPRSTLERPVPRRQLSIFASLRFRDFRLLWIGLLVSNLGSWMQLTATSFAIAELAGSAKASALYLGVQGLMRAVPVLLVSPIAGVIADTQPRRRVLFITNTAMSLIALVLALLATLGRINIWSLIVLTALNSVAMSFDSPARQSWVPSLVDREYIGNAIGLNSVAFNAPAVIGPALAGLLIGSVGIAGSFYINAIATLAVVAALAFMRPAPPSTNVRDALLPSIVEGLRFLFNHGILRWIITLFIVTAVLVRPYSTMLPAFTLHVLHANASGYGFAIAATGIGGFAGALLTAYLGSRERRGEIWLGSAMTMAIGVLVLGLAPTLYVALPILFVIGTATLTFLGASNTLIQTLSPDEVRGRAISVYTMVALGLVPGGALLLGAIAVLTGLHLAFSLVGALTALFVGWLWLSRPIIRTV